One Cryptosporangium aurantiacum DNA window includes the following coding sequences:
- the urtB gene encoding urea ABC transporter permease subunit UrtB, with protein sequence MDALITPLLNGSSQGALLLLAALGLSLTFGQMGVINMAHGEFLMIGAFTAYLVQQVIGATDLSIPVALPVAFVVAGLFGLLLEVAIIQWMYRRPLDTLLVTVGVSLILQQAALQIFPSQGVPVEKPRWLDGQLNVLGYEWPLRQLFTIVLAAVCVAALAAWLKYTSFGRRIRATVHNRDLAETSGIATRTVDRLTFFVGSGLAGVAGVAASLIGGTNSQMGTQYIIPAFLVVVAGGIGQLKGTIIAAWAVGVALAYFADWTTGSLAQVLAFILVIVFLQVRPQGLFTVRTRSLA encoded by the coding sequence GTGGACGCCCTGATCACACCGCTGCTGAACGGCAGCTCACAAGGTGCGCTGCTCCTGCTCGCCGCACTGGGCCTCTCGCTCACCTTCGGCCAGATGGGCGTGATCAACATGGCCCACGGCGAGTTCCTCATGATCGGCGCCTTCACCGCCTACCTCGTCCAGCAGGTCATCGGCGCCACCGACCTGTCGATCCCGGTCGCGCTGCCGGTCGCGTTCGTCGTCGCCGGCCTGTTCGGACTCCTGCTGGAGGTCGCCATCATCCAATGGATGTACCGCAGGCCCCTGGACACCTTGCTCGTCACGGTCGGGGTCAGCCTGATCCTGCAGCAGGCGGCACTACAGATCTTCCCGTCCCAGGGCGTCCCCGTGGAGAAACCCCGCTGGCTCGACGGGCAGCTGAACGTCCTCGGCTATGAGTGGCCGCTGCGGCAACTGTTCACCATCGTGCTCGCGGCCGTCTGCGTCGCCGCACTGGCGGCCTGGCTCAAGTACACCTCGTTCGGTCGCCGCATCCGGGCGACCGTGCACAACCGGGACCTCGCCGAGACCTCGGGGATCGCCACCCGCACCGTCGACCGCCTGACGTTCTTCGTCGGGTCCGGTCTGGCCGGCGTCGCCGGCGTGGCCGCGTCACTCATCGGGGGCACGAACTCCCAGATGGGCACGCAGTACATCATCCCGGCCTTCCTCGTCGTCGTCGCCGGTGGCATCGGCCAGCTCAAGGGCACCATCATCGCCGCGTGGGCGGTGGGCGTCGCCCTCGCGTACTTCGCTGACTGGACGACCGGCAGCTTGGCGCAGGTGCTCGCCTTCATCCTCGTGATCGTCTTCCTGCAGGTGCGCCCGCAGGGCCTGTTCACGGTGCGAACCAGGAGTCTGGCATGA
- the urtA gene encoding urea ABC transporter substrate-binding protein: MSNTSKRLRTLVATGAFGMAVALVLAGCGARAGDTSGDGSASAASCVDASGSTIKLGFLNSLTGGMAISEKTVSNVLHMAADEINASGGILGKKIEYIQEDGATDWPTFAEKTEKLLTQDCVAAIFGGWTSSSRKAVKPVVEKHNGLFFYPVQYEGLESSKNIYYTGATTNQQIIPAMDFLASRGVKKLFLAGSDYVFPRTANAIIKLYAAELGIKIVGEEYVPLDKDDWTSQVAKIVAAKPDFIFNTINGSSNVGFVKAYYDAGLTAAKTPIISVSIAEEEAPAMGHEVTGHYASWNYFQSLKTPTNPKFIQSWKAYPNSSGVTSDPMEAAYISLYLYKSLVEKAGSFDVDKVNDAAKKNTITFDAPEGTVTLDGDNHHISKPGHIGRINSKNQFDVVWASDKFIEPDPYLKGYDWFPANIRDQLVDAAG, translated from the coding sequence ATGTCCAACACCAGCAAGCGGCTGCGCACGCTTGTGGCTACGGGCGCCTTCGGGATGGCCGTGGCCCTCGTGCTCGCCGGCTGTGGCGCCCGCGCCGGCGACACGTCCGGAGACGGGTCAGCTTCGGCAGCAAGCTGCGTCGACGCCTCCGGCAGCACCATCAAGCTCGGCTTCCTCAACTCCCTCACCGGCGGCATGGCGATCTCCGAGAAGACCGTCTCCAACGTGCTGCACATGGCCGCCGACGAGATCAACGCCAGCGGCGGAATCCTCGGAAAGAAGATCGAGTACATCCAGGAAGACGGCGCTACCGACTGGCCCACCTTCGCGGAGAAGACCGAGAAGCTGCTCACCCAGGACTGCGTCGCCGCGATCTTCGGCGGCTGGACCTCGTCCTCTCGCAAGGCCGTCAAGCCGGTCGTCGAGAAGCACAACGGCCTCTTCTTCTACCCGGTGCAGTACGAGGGCCTCGAGTCGTCGAAGAACATCTACTACACCGGTGCGACCACCAACCAGCAGATCATCCCGGCGATGGACTTCCTCGCCTCCCGTGGGGTGAAGAAGCTGTTCCTCGCCGGCAGCGACTACGTCTTCCCGCGCACCGCGAACGCGATCATCAAGCTGTACGCGGCCGAGCTCGGCATCAAGATCGTCGGTGAGGAGTACGTACCCCTCGACAAGGACGACTGGACCAGCCAGGTAGCGAAGATCGTGGCCGCCAAACCCGACTTCATCTTCAACACCATCAACGGCTCGTCGAACGTCGGGTTCGTCAAGGCGTACTACGACGCCGGTCTCACCGCCGCGAAGACGCCGATCATCTCCGTATCGATCGCCGAAGAAGAGGCGCCGGCGATGGGCCACGAGGTCACCGGCCACTACGCGTCCTGGAACTACTTCCAGTCGCTCAAGACCCCCACCAACCCGAAGTTCATCCAGAGTTGGAAGGCCTACCCCAACAGCAGCGGTGTCACCTCCGACCCGATGGAGGCGGCCTACATCTCGCTGTACCTGTACAAGTCCCTCGTCGAGAAAGCCGGCTCGTTCGACGTCGACAAGGTGAACGACGCCGCGAAGAAGAACACCATCACGTTCGACGCGCCGGAGGGCACCGTCACGCTCGACGGCGACAACCACCACATCTCCAAGCCGGGCCACATCGGCCGGATCAACAGCAAGAACCAGTTCGACGTCGTCTGGGCCTCCGACAAGTTCATCGAGCCCGACCCGTACCTCAAGGGCTACGACTGGTTCCCGGCGAACATCCGCGATCAGCTCGTGGATGCCGCGGGCTGA
- the glgB gene encoding 1,4-alpha-glucan branching protein GlgB gives MSIHPETAHPETSVNRIELDRLVRGEHHNPHGILGVHRLENGGWVVRTLRPEAAAVTLLTGDERREMTRVHDGGVFAVDFTEQPGDYRLEVRYEHGAGHGTHTADDPYRWLPTLGEVDLHLIGEGRHERLWEALGAHVRHYGTPAGPVTGVSFAVWAPNARGVRVTGDFSFWDGRALPMRSMGSSGVWELFVPDVKVGARYKYQILGPDGHWREKADPMAFATEVPPATASVVTQSTFEWSDAEWVTERDRGGWHAKPVSVYEVHLGSWKQGLSYRQLADELVAYVTELGFTHVEFLPVAEHPFGGSWGYQVTGYYAPTSRFGLPDDFRYLVDRLHNAGIGVIVDWVPAHFPKDAWALAKFDGTHLYEPADPRRGEHPDWGTLVFDVGRNEVRNFLVANALYWLEEFHIDGLRVDAVASMLYLDYSRKDGEWLPNQYGGRENLDSVKFLQELNATVYRHHAGTMMVAEESTSWPGVSRPTHVGGLGFGFKWNMGWMHDTLDYVSRDPIHRQYHHHQMTFSLVYAWSENFVLPLSHDEVVHGKGSLFGKMPGDRWRKLAGLRALFAYMWAHPGKQLLFMGGELAQEAEWSQDRSLDWWLLDNPDHAGVQKLIGDLNRVYRETPALWTQDVDPAGFSWIDANDASSNVFSFLRYGSDGSVLACVANFAGHPHHDYRVGLPRAGGWREIVNTDADVYGGSGVGNLGEVRAEARPWHGEPASATVTLPPLGVIWLRPDEDAEPVAAPIEGTTVTEPPSSAPVTGPARVVRSEPVSGLAAESGPGAAAGRDPGPEED, from the coding sequence ATGAGCATTCACCCGGAGACCGCCCACCCGGAGACGTCCGTGAACCGGATCGAGCTGGACCGGCTGGTCCGCGGCGAACACCACAACCCGCACGGGATCCTCGGCGTGCATCGCCTGGAGAACGGCGGCTGGGTGGTGCGGACGTTGCGACCGGAGGCCGCGGCCGTCACGCTGCTGACCGGGGACGAGCGCCGGGAGATGACCCGGGTCCACGACGGCGGGGTGTTCGCCGTCGACTTCACCGAGCAACCCGGTGACTACCGGCTCGAGGTCCGTTACGAGCATGGCGCCGGGCACGGAACGCACACCGCGGACGACCCGTACCGGTGGCTGCCGACGCTCGGCGAGGTCGACCTGCACCTGATCGGCGAGGGCAGGCACGAGCGCCTCTGGGAGGCGCTCGGCGCCCACGTGCGGCACTACGGCACGCCGGCCGGTCCGGTCACCGGCGTCAGCTTCGCGGTGTGGGCACCGAACGCCCGCGGCGTCCGGGTGACCGGCGACTTCTCGTTCTGGGACGGCCGCGCGCTACCGATGCGCTCGATGGGCTCCAGCGGCGTCTGGGAGCTGTTCGTGCCCGACGTCAAGGTCGGGGCCCGGTACAAGTACCAGATCCTCGGCCCGGACGGGCACTGGCGGGAGAAGGCCGACCCGATGGCTTTCGCCACCGAGGTCCCCCCGGCGACGGCGAGCGTCGTCACCCAGTCGACGTTCGAATGGTCGGACGCCGAGTGGGTCACCGAGCGGGACCGGGGCGGCTGGCACGCCAAGCCGGTGAGCGTCTACGAGGTGCACCTGGGCTCGTGGAAGCAGGGCCTGTCCTACCGGCAGCTCGCCGACGAGCTGGTCGCGTACGTGACCGAGCTCGGCTTCACGCACGTCGAGTTCCTGCCGGTGGCCGAGCACCCGTTCGGCGGCTCCTGGGGTTACCAGGTCACCGGGTACTACGCGCCGACGTCCCGGTTCGGGCTCCCGGACGACTTCCGCTACCTGGTCGACAGGCTGCACAACGCCGGCATCGGCGTGATCGTCGACTGGGTGCCCGCCCACTTCCCGAAGGACGCCTGGGCGCTGGCGAAGTTCGACGGCACGCACCTCTACGAACCCGCCGACCCGCGCCGCGGCGAGCACCCGGACTGGGGCACGCTGGTCTTCGACGTCGGCCGCAACGAGGTGCGCAACTTCCTGGTGGCCAACGCGCTGTACTGGCTGGAGGAGTTCCACATCGACGGCCTGCGGGTCGACGCGGTCGCCTCGATGCTCTACCTGGATTACTCGCGCAAGGACGGCGAGTGGCTGCCGAACCAGTACGGCGGGCGGGAGAACCTCGACTCGGTCAAGTTCCTGCAGGAGCTCAACGCCACCGTGTACCGGCACCACGCGGGAACGATGATGGTGGCCGAGGAGTCCACGTCGTGGCCCGGCGTCAGCCGCCCCACCCACGTCGGCGGGCTCGGCTTCGGGTTCAAGTGGAACATGGGCTGGATGCACGACACGCTCGACTACGTCAGCCGGGACCCGATCCACCGCCAGTACCACCACCACCAGATGACGTTCTCGCTGGTCTACGCGTGGAGCGAGAACTTCGTCCTGCCGCTGTCGCACGACGAGGTCGTGCACGGCAAGGGATCGCTGTTCGGGAAGATGCCGGGTGACCGGTGGCGCAAGCTGGCCGGCCTCCGCGCGCTGTTCGCCTACATGTGGGCGCACCCCGGTAAGCAGCTGCTGTTCATGGGCGGCGAGCTGGCCCAGGAGGCGGAGTGGTCGCAGGACCGGTCGCTGGACTGGTGGCTGCTGGACAACCCGGACCACGCGGGCGTCCAGAAGTTGATCGGTGACCTGAACCGGGTCTACCGGGAGACCCCCGCGCTCTGGACCCAGGACGTCGACCCGGCGGGCTTCTCCTGGATCGACGCGAACGACGCGTCGAGCAACGTCTTCTCGTTCCTGCGGTACGGCTCCGACGGGTCGGTGCTGGCGTGCGTCGCGAACTTCGCCGGCCACCCGCACCACGACTACCGGGTGGGCCTGCCGCGCGCGGGCGGCTGGCGGGAGATCGTCAACACCGACGCGGACGTCTACGGCGGTTCGGGCGTCGGCAACCTCGGTGAGGTCCGGGCCGAGGCACGGCCCTGGCACGGTGAGCCCGCTTCCGCGACCGTGACGCTGCCGCCGTTGGGCGTCATCTGGCTGCGCCCCGACGAGGACGCCGAGCCGGTCGCCGCGCCGATCGAGGGCACCACCGTCACCGAGCCGCCGAGCTCCGCGCCGGTGACCGGTCCGGCGCGTGTCGTCCGTTCCGAGCCGGTCTCCGGACTGGCCGCGGAGAGCGGACCGGGCGCAGCGGCTGGCCGTGACCCGGGCCCCGAGGAAGACTGA
- a CDS encoding maltokinase N-terminal cap-like domain-containing protein, translated as MTTMVTHAEALTGLLASWLPRQRWFGDKQSAIDDVQVVKADVWYDDLAAGGPRLEHVVVGVASGGRVERYQLLVGLRRELPERLDYARIGEVEHALWAYDAAHDFELTGQVRDLIAANADVDGVRFRHEPGAVIRTGLPSRPISAEQSNTSIVFGDEYILKLFRKLDRGVSPDLELHRALRSVGSEHIADLYGAIEGDLQDAPVTYGLLQRFFANCADGWAMATTSVRDLINEPDTPLDELGSDFSTEACRLGQAVAAVHADLVTALGTEVVPVDRLDSVVAGMNARLDAVLRRVGGLAPFEPGIRRVFAQVASHGEPVIVQRIHGDLHLGQVLRTLTHWVLIDFEGEPARPLPERVAKMSPLRDVAGMLRSFDYAAHHLLVGNVEADEISPAADERVVEWADRNRAAFIEGYSKDGVTLADPEANPVLLRALELDKAVYEVAYEYDNRPGWVDIPLRSIARLAT; from the coding sequence ATGACAACGATGGTCACGCATGCCGAGGCCCTTACCGGGCTGCTCGCCTCGTGGCTGCCCAGACAGCGCTGGTTCGGCGACAAGCAGAGCGCGATCGACGACGTCCAGGTGGTCAAGGCCGACGTCTGGTACGACGATCTCGCGGCCGGCGGGCCCCGCCTCGAGCACGTGGTGGTCGGGGTCGCGTCCGGCGGGCGGGTCGAGCGCTACCAGCTGCTCGTCGGCCTGCGCCGGGAGCTGCCGGAGCGGCTCGACTACGCCCGGATCGGCGAGGTCGAACACGCGCTGTGGGCGTACGACGCGGCGCACGACTTCGAGCTGACCGGTCAGGTCCGCGATCTGATCGCGGCGAACGCGGACGTCGACGGCGTGCGGTTCCGGCACGAGCCCGGAGCCGTGATCCGAACCGGCCTGCCCAGCCGGCCGATCTCCGCCGAGCAGAGCAACACCTCGATCGTGTTCGGCGACGAATACATTCTGAAGCTGTTCCGGAAGCTCGACCGCGGCGTCAGCCCGGACCTCGAGCTGCACCGGGCGCTGCGCAGCGTCGGCAGCGAGCACATCGCCGACCTCTACGGCGCGATCGAGGGGGACCTGCAGGACGCGCCGGTCACCTACGGCCTGCTGCAGAGGTTCTTCGCCAACTGCGCCGATGGCTGGGCGATGGCCACCACCTCGGTGCGTGACCTGATCAACGAGCCCGATACCCCCCTCGACGAGCTGGGCAGCGACTTCTCGACCGAGGCCTGCCGGCTCGGCCAGGCGGTCGCCGCGGTCCACGCCGACCTCGTGACGGCGCTGGGCACCGAGGTCGTCCCGGTCGACCGCCTGGACAGCGTCGTCGCCGGGATGAACGCCCGGTTGGACGCCGTGCTGCGCCGCGTCGGCGGACTGGCGCCGTTCGAGCCGGGCATCCGCCGGGTGTTCGCCCAGGTGGCCAGCCACGGTGAGCCGGTCATCGTCCAGCGGATCCACGGGGACCTGCACCTCGGTCAGGTGCTCCGGACGCTGACCCACTGGGTGCTGATCGACTTCGAGGGCGAGCCGGCCAGGCCGCTGCCCGAGCGGGTCGCGAAGATGTCGCCGCTGCGTGACGTCGCCGGGATGCTCCGCTCGTTCGACTACGCCGCCCACCACCTGCTGGTCGGCAACGTCGAGGCGGACGAGATCAGCCCGGCCGCCGACGAACGTGTGGTCGAGTGGGCCGACCGGAACCGGGCAGCGTTCATCGAGGGGTACTCGAAGGACGGCGTCACGCTCGCCGACCCGGAGGCCAACCCGGTTCTGCTCCGCGCGCTCGAGCTGGACAAGGCCGTCTACGAGGTGGCCTACGAGTACGACAACCGGCCCGGCTGGGTCGACATCCCCCTGCGATCGATCGCACGCCTCGCTACCTGA
- the treS gene encoding maltose alpha-D-glucosyltransferase, which translates to MTISLPHPPRLRAHTLERTVEDAAAHPHTADGHLVEPQSESFKHARKMPLDPEWYKRAVFYEVLVRAFYDSSGDGTGDLAGLTAKLDYLAWLGVDCLWLPPFYDSPLRDGGYDIADFRAVLPEFGTVEDFVTLLDEAHKRGIRVITDLVMNHTSDQHLWFQESRRDPTGPYGDFYVWSDDDSKYADARIIFIDTESSNWTYDPVRGQFFWHRFFSHQPDLNFENPEVQDAMLDVLRFWLDLGIDGFRLDAVPYLFEEEGTNCENLPRTHEFLKRCRKVVEDEYPGRVLLAEANQWPADVVEYFGDPTVGGDECHMAFHFPLMPRIFMAVRRQSRFPISEILAQTPDIPEGAQWGIFLRNHDELTLEMVTDEERDYMYTEYAKDPRMRANVGIRRRLAPLLDNDRNQIELFTALLLSLPGSPVLYYGDEIGMGDNIWLGDRDGVRTPMQWTPDRNAGFSVCDPGRIYLPVIMDPIYGYQVTNVEAQLGASASLLHWTRRMIEIRQQHQAFPLGSFTDLGGSNPTVLAYVREYVGPEGEHDIVICVNNLSRFPQPVELDLGRFRGCTPVELTGRVHFPPIGELPYLLTLPGHGFYWFQLTPHDDRG; encoded by the coding sequence ATGACCATTTCCCTGCCTCACCCGCCGAGACTCCGCGCCCACACCCTGGAGCGCACCGTCGAAGACGCCGCCGCGCACCCGCACACGGCAGACGGGCATCTCGTCGAACCTCAGTCCGAAAGCTTCAAGCACGCGCGCAAGATGCCGCTGGACCCCGAGTGGTACAAGCGTGCGGTCTTCTACGAGGTGCTGGTCCGGGCGTTCTACGACTCGTCCGGCGACGGCACCGGCGATCTGGCCGGCCTGACCGCGAAGCTCGACTACCTGGCCTGGCTGGGCGTCGACTGCCTCTGGCTGCCGCCGTTCTACGACTCGCCGCTGCGCGACGGCGGGTACGACATCGCCGACTTCCGCGCGGTGCTGCCGGAGTTCGGCACGGTCGAGGACTTCGTGACGCTGCTGGACGAGGCGCACAAGCGCGGGATCCGGGTGATCACCGACCTGGTCATGAACCACACATCGGACCAGCACCTGTGGTTCCAGGAGTCGCGACGGGACCCGACCGGTCCGTACGGCGACTTCTACGTGTGGAGCGACGACGACTCGAAGTACGCCGACGCGCGGATCATCTTCATCGACACCGAGTCGTCGAACTGGACGTACGACCCGGTGCGCGGGCAGTTCTTCTGGCACCGGTTCTTCAGCCACCAGCCCGACCTGAACTTCGAGAACCCCGAGGTCCAGGACGCGATGCTCGACGTCCTGCGGTTCTGGCTGGATCTCGGGATCGACGGTTTCCGGCTGGACGCGGTGCCCTACCTCTTCGAAGAGGAGGGCACCAACTGCGAGAACCTGCCGCGGACGCACGAGTTCCTCAAGCGGTGCCGCAAGGTCGTCGAGGACGAGTACCCGGGCCGCGTCCTGCTGGCGGAGGCGAACCAGTGGCCCGCCGACGTGGTCGAGTACTTCGGCGACCCGACCGTCGGTGGCGACGAGTGCCACATGGCGTTCCACTTTCCGCTGATGCCGCGCATCTTCATGGCGGTCCGCCGCCAGTCCCGCTTCCCGATCTCGGAGATCCTGGCCCAGACGCCGGACATTCCCGAGGGCGCCCAGTGGGGCATCTTCCTGCGGAACCACGACGAGCTGACGCTCGAGATGGTCACCGACGAAGAGCGCGACTACATGTACACCGAGTACGCCAAGGACCCGCGGATGCGGGCGAACGTCGGCATCCGCCGACGGCTGGCGCCGCTGCTGGACAACGACCGGAACCAGATCGAGCTGTTCACCGCGCTGCTGCTCTCGCTGCCCGGCTCGCCGGTGCTGTACTACGGCGACGAGATCGGGATGGGCGACAACATCTGGCTCGGTGACCGGGACGGCGTCCGCACGCCGATGCAGTGGACGCCGGACCGCAACGCGGGCTTCTCGGTCTGCGACCCGGGCCGGATCTACCTGCCGGTGATCATGGACCCGATCTACGGCTACCAGGTCACGAACGTCGAGGCGCAGCTCGGCGCCAGCGCGTCGCTGCTGCACTGGACCCGCCGGATGATCGAAATCCGTCAGCAGCACCAAGCGTTCCCGTTGGGCAGCTTTACCGACCTCGGCGGATCAAACCCGACAGTCCTGGCCTACGTCCGTGAATACGTGGGGCCAGAGGGGGAACACGACATAGTGATATGTGTAAACAACCTGTCGCGGTTCCCCCAGCCGGTCGAGCTCGACCTCGGGCGGTTCCGCGGCTGCACGCCGGTGGAGCTCACCGGTCGGGTGCACTTCCCGCCGATCGGCGAGTTGCCGTATCTGCTGACCCTGCCAGGTCACGGCTTTTACTGGTTCCAGCTCACGCCGCACGACGATCGCGGATAG